The segment TCTTCCCGGATTACCTCCAGGAGGGTGCGGCGAGGTTCGACTTCAATCTCATAGGCTAATCCGTTCACTTTCAAGTGAACCTTGACTTTCATAAATCCTCCCCCAAAACAACCCTGGTTTCCGTGCCCATCCCTTCCTTTTTGGTTCTGCCAAGGGCAAAGTGGCAAACGCCCCTACCTCTTAAAGACCTCGTCAAGGAATCGGGCTGAGGAGATAAGCTTTTCCCCGGGCATAGAGACCCAGAAGCCCTCCCCCCATAGAGAACTACCTTCCCGGCGAAGTCCCATCTCCTTCCGGATTGCTTTCAGATCGGTAATCAGTTCCATTCCGGCCCCTCCTTTTATCCTTTTCTCCTGGAAGGAATCCTTCCCCGAAGCTCCATCGCCTTCCTTACTCGCTCCTGGGAGATGGCCAGGGCCACCACCCGCGGCAACCACTTGCTTCTCTTGGATTCATCCAATACCATACCCACGTTCTTCCACATTTTTCGCTTTACCGTGTCGTACACTTCCTGGGTCTCGAGGATGTCGCAGGAATACCGGTTGTCCATAGCCTTCCCGGTACTTATCACTGCACCGGCATTGGCCACAAAATCCGGCAATACCAAAATTCCCTTTTCATGGAAGTACTTCTGCGCCGCATCCGAGGTAGGAAAATTCGCTCCTTCCACAATCATTTTGGCCTTCACATTTTTCATGTTTTTTTCGGTAATCTGGTCTCCCGTCGCTGCCGGAATCAATATGTCTGCCTCCACCTCTAATTCTTTGCCCAAAGGAATCTGTTGGCCTTGGCTATATTTCAAAACAGCCTTGTCCCCCCACTTCTCCTTGAGGGACAAAAGCTTGTCCACTTCCAACCCCTTCGCATTGTAAAGCGCCCCCTCTACGGAAGAGATCGCCACAACTTTCGCCCCTTTCTCCTTGATAAACTTGGCACTAAAGGCCCCTACCGCCCCAAAACCCTGAATTGCTACCGTCGCTTTACTCAATTCAATATTCCGGTAGGGCGCCGCACACTCCGCCGCTTCCA is part of the Deltaproteobacteria bacterium genome and harbors:
- a CDS encoding Glu/Leu/Phe/Val dehydrogenase, translated to MADVFEWMDEWGPEKIIVVHDTKTGMKGMLVIDNTARGPGKGGCRMDANMTLLDCFRLARTMTWKWAMADIFLGGAKAGIRNDPQSPHKEEIIRAYVKKIRKFLPDEYVFGNDMGFAEKDGAIALDEMEDMKAAVGTPAELGGLPYDELGITGYGVVEAAECAAPYRNIELSKATVAIQGFGAVGAFSAKFIKEKGAKVVAISSVEGALYNAKGLEVDKLLSLKEKWGDKAVLKYSQGQQIPLGKELEVEADILIPAATGDQITEKNMKNVKAKMIVEGANFPTSDAAQKYFHEKGILVLPDFVANAGAVISTGKAMDNRYSCDILETQEVYDTVKRKMWKNVGMVLDESKRSKWLPRVVALAISQERVRKAMELRGRIPSRRKG